TCATCCATTCTAAAAGCCAATGAAACAGGCCATAATTCCTTTAGTCATTCTCTTTCTGGCGGCGGCAGGTGGCGGGGCGTACTTCTTTATAATGAGGAACCATGCGCCGCAGTCCGCCGGGAATCAGCCAGTGGAGGAGGGCGGGGAACATAAAGCCGCCCCGGAAGAAGCCAAAGCCCCGGAGCATGAGGCGGCCGAGCCGGAAAAACCCGCCGCCACACCGAACAGCATTCAAAGAGTTTCCGACGATACCGACTGGAAGCTGGATAAGCCCATCGAGATGATGAAGATGGAGGATCCCAAAGACCTGGACAAGGCCCGCCGAAGGGTATTGAGGGACATGCGCATGACGCGCAAAGAAGCGGTGAAAGATTTAAAAGACGCCGATAAAGAGGAACAGGCCAAAAAAGAGCGGGCGGCGGCCATCGCCGTATGGCTGGAGAAGGATGACCACCAGGACGTCGTGAAGTAAATTCCTTCCGGGTGGTTTTTTCATTTTTCGCTTCCCCGTGACCGCCACATGGCCGCTTCCCCGTAGTCGCCCTTTAACCGCTTCCCCGTGGTCGCCTGACCACGGATTCCTGTCGCTTCTGTCGTTGACTAAAGAAGACCGGGGTCAGCAACTGTGAGGCGCAACATTTTATTGCGGCTCGTTCCATGTCACCCTTCGATAAACTCGCGGTGCGCCATTTGTCATCCCGGCCAAGCGTAGCGCGAGCCGGGATCAGGGCCTCAACGGGGAATGGACGAAGCCCCGATGCCGGGTCAAGCCCGTTGACCGGGGTCAGCAACTGTGAGGCGCAACATTTTATTGCGGCTCGTTCCATGTCACCCTTCGATAAACTCGCGGTGCGCCATTTGTCATCCCGGCCAAGCGACAGCGCGAGCCGGGATCAGGGCCTCAACGAGGAATGGACGAAGCCCCGATGCCGGGTCAAGCCCGGCATGACAATGTTCCCACTATTAGGGATATTCTCACCGCTTCACCGTGGTCGCCCGACCACGGACTCCTTCCCTACATTTGTCATGGCGAACCTGTCGAGCCACGAACCATGCCCCCCAGCGTTTTTCATGTTTTTCAACTCCCTCAGGTTTATCAAATCCTCCAGAATCTCCTTTTCCTCCACCTCCGATTTAACACCAACTGTCTTTTAGATAGACTGCGCTTTGTGGCTGGCGAAGGCCGTCAGCGCTTGTCCCGGATGTGGAGTCAATCTATAATGACTCGGTGGGCGAAACGCCTTGATAGGCGGGAGGGGTTATGGCCGGTCTTGTCGAAAAGCTTTTCGAGGTTGATAAACGCGGCAGTTCCATAAGCCGCGAGGTTACCGCCGGAATCACCACTTATCTCACCGCCAGTTATATAATTTTTGTACAACCCGCCGTGCTTTCCCTGGCGGGGATGGATTTTGGCGCGGTGATGACCGCCACCTGCCTTTCCACCGCGCTGGCCACCATCTTCATGGCTTTTTTAGCCAATTACCCCATAGTGGTGGCCCCGGCCATGGGGCACAACTTTTTCTTCGCCCTTACCGTATGCGGCGCCGTGGCCGCCGGAGGGATGGGGTTCCACTGGAGCCAGGCGCTGGCGGCGGTGTTCATCTCCGGGTCGCTATTCCTTTTCCTGTCCCTCTTCGGGTTCCGGGAAAAGATAATCAGCGCCATTCCGGCCTCCCTCCGGCTGGGGATAGCCGTGGGCATCGGCCTTCTGATAGCCCTGCTGGGGCTGGAATGGGGCGGCGTTATAGTGGCCAAACCGGGGGTGCTGGTGGGGTTGGGTAGTATAAAATCCCCCCCGGTCATGTTAACCCTGTTCGGGACGTTCCTGATATTGACCCTGATGATACGGAACGTGAAAGGCTCCATACTGTGGGGCATATTGGGCTCGGCGCTGGTGGCGCTGCCATTTGGCCTTACGGAGTTCCATGGTGTGGTCTCGGCCCCTCCTTCGCTGGCGCCAACGTTACTGCAACTGGATTTTCCAGGCCTTTTCGGGAATAAACATTTCTGGCTGGTGATAGCGGTGTTCTTCATGCTGGCTCTGTTTGACACGGTGGGCACCCTGGTGGGCGTGGCCACCACCGCCGGGCTTATGGACGCGTCGGGGAAAATACCCAAAGCCGAAAAAGCCATGGCCGCGGACGCGGCGGGCACCGTGGCGGGCGCAATGCTGGGCACTTCCACCGTCACCGCATATATAGAGAGCGCCGCGGGCATAGCCGTGGGCGGGCGCACGGGCCTGGCGGCAATCGTTACCGCGGGGCTCTTTCTGTTATCCACTTTCTTAAGCCCCCTGGCGCAAATGGTGGGGGGCGGGTACAAGGTGGCCGAAGGGGTTTATCTCTACCCCATCATCGCCCCTGCGCTTATAGTTGTCGGGTCGCTGATGCTGGCCCTGGTAAAAGAGATCAAGTGGGAAGACCCTGCGGACGGGTTTTCCGCCTATCTGGCGATAATTATAACGCCTCTTTCGGTCAGTATCACCGAAGGGGTGAGCGCGGGTTTTATCGCCTATTCCCTGCTGAAAACCGCGCAAGGCAAATTTCTGGAAGTCCACTGGCTCACGCATGTAATAGCCCTGGCGCTAGCGGCCCGCTACACCTTTTTGGTTTAAAAAATCATGAAAAGCAGAAAAGTTGCGGTGGTTACCGGCGGCAACCGGGGCATCGGGTTCGAGGTTTGCCGCAGGCTTGCCCTGGAGAAAATGACCGTGGTGCTAACCAGCCGGGACGAATCCAAGGGAAGGCTGGCCGCCGGCGAACTGGAGCGCAAAGGCCTTACGGTGATATACCACCAGCTGGATGTGACCGACATCCACAGCATCAACCTTTTTGTCCAATGGCTGGACGAGGAGTTCGGCAAGGCGGACGTGCTGGTGAACAACGCCGGGGTGATGCTGGATAAAGACTCCCCGGAGGAGGGGGTCTGCCAACTGGACGAAAAACTGGCCATATGGGTGGACATCCTCCGCAACACGCTGGACACCAACGTGATGGGCCCATTGCTTCTTACCCTGTCCCTGCTTCCCCTCATGCGAAAACATTCTTACGGGCGGATCGTGAATGTCTCCTCCAGCCTGGGCCAGCTTACGGAAATGGGCGGCGGCTGGAAGGCGTACCGCATATCCAAAACCGCCATCAACGCCATGACCCGCATATTGGCCCACGAAACCGCCGGTGCGGACATACTGGTAAACTCCTGTTGCCCGGGCTGGGTGAGAACCGACATGGGCGGGCCGCAGGCCCCCCTCTCCGTGGAAAACGGCGCCGAGACCATCATTTGGCTGGCCACGCTTCCCCCTCACGGGCCCACCGGGGCCTTTTTCAGGGAAAAACAGAAGATAAATTGGTAAAGCTTTTAAAAATCAAAAGGCTTGGCTCCGTCCACGCCAGTTCGCCGCTAAGCGGATACAAGTTGATGATGGTGGCATTCGTTTTTTATTGCCTCAAAACATGTACCGCGGTGAATCTTTTTTGCCGCAGTTCTCATCAACAGCTTGTAGCGGCCCCGGTTAAAAGCTTAAACTGGAATTGTTAGGCTTACCGTTTTCCGTGTATCATTTTCACTTTCCACCGGAAAGAGGTTTTGAAAAGGAATAGAACAGGCTTGCCTGTTTATTGATATTTTGGGGGACTTTAACAGATGAATGACAAAATTGCGGAAATAGCCGCCGGGTTTGCGTCTCATTCAAACGAAAAACTCGACGAAGCGCTTTCCAGTGTGGCCTCCCTGCAAAACCTGGCCGTTAACGAAAAACAGCGGCTGGCCGAGGCCATCTCCACGGTGTTTTACCGTGACCATTCCACAGACAGCGCCCTGGCGGCGGTGATAGAGAAGGCCGAAAAAGCCATGGCCTCTTTGGGTGGCGACGTGGCCGAATGGGTTATAGAGCAGTTGGCCGAGGCCGACTCCGAATCGGCGGAGCATTTCGCCCGGGCGCTGGGGCTGATGGGCGCCCCAGCCGTGGACAAGACCATTCTGGCCCTGGGCCGCAAGAAGGGGGATACTTACGCGCTGATAAACCTCCTGCTGGCCGTGGGCAATTTCACCGACCCGGCCATCACGAAAACCTCTGCGGCGTTATTGGCCTGCGCCGATTCCCAGGACAAACAGCTGAAATCCTCCGCCTGTTATTGTCTGGGGCGGATATTCAACCGCATCCCCCATGGCTCTTTTGGCGAGCGGGAGCGGATGGTGATGTTCGACAAGCTGTTCGCCAGCCTGTCAGACAATTCCGCGCTGGTCCGCCGCCACGCCGTGCGGGCGTTGGGGAAGGGGACGCGGCAATCCTATTTCACCCCGGAGCAGGTGGACAAGACCCATAAGGCGTTCCGCGCCATTCTGGGGATGGACAATTTTGACTGGGACAGCGCCTTCATCGTGCGCAACGAGGCGGAGAGCCAGTTGCATTACTGCCGGGGAGGCAAGGAAAGCGGGAAAATGACCAAGAGCAGGTATAAGCAGGAATTCAAGATCCTGGAGAAACGGGAGCTTTGCCCCAACACCTATTATTTTAAATTCAGCGCTCCGTTTCTGGCGCGCAAAATTGAGGCGGGGCAGTTCATCATAGTCCGCCCCAACGAGAATTCGGAGCGTATGCCCCTTTCCATCGCCGGATGGGACAGGGAGCAGGGTTATATAGAGATAATCATCATGGCCGCCGGCCGCACCTCCACCGAGGCCGTAAGAAAAGAGGTTGGGGACTGTTTCACCGACGTGGTTGGCCCGCTGGGCCAGCGTTCCCACGTGGCCAAATACGAGGGCGCCTGCGTGGTGCTCGGAGGCGGATATGGCACGGGAGCGGTAATCCCTACCGCCCGGGAGTTGAAAAAACTGGGCAACCGCGTGTACGGCGTGGTGGGCGCCCGCTCAAAAGACCTTTTGATAATGGTGGACGAGCTTAGGGCCGCCTGCGACGAGGTGTTTGTAACAACCAACGACGGTTCCGCGGGCATACAGGGTTTTGTGACGCACGCCATGGAAAAGATCATGGAGAAGGAAAAAGTGTCCATGGCCCTGGCTGTGGGCCCGGTTCCCATGATGCAGGCGGTCACCAAAATGACCGAAGGCAAAGACGTGGAGACCTGGGTGAGCCTCAACGCCATCATGGTGGACGGCACCGGGATGTGCGGCGCCTGCCGGGTAACGGTTGGCGGGAAAACCAGGTTCGCCTGTTATCACGGGCCGGATTTCCTGGGGCATCAGGTGGACTTCAACGAGTTGACCAAACGGCAGAAAATGTTCGTTGAAAAGGAAAAGGCCGCCCTTGAGGCGATGAAATAAAAGGAGACCATAGGAAGATGGCCGAAGAGAAAAAAGGGCTTTCCCAGAAAGAGCGGATGAAAAAACCGCGCAACCACATGCCTTTGAACAAGGCGGAAGAGCGCGTTCACAACTGGGACGAAGTGCCCATGGGCTTTGCGCTTGAACAGGCGATGGACGAGGCTGGCCGGTGCATCCAGTGCAAGAAACCCGAGTGCGTGGAGGGATGCCCCGTGGGTATAGACATACCCGCCTTCATTAAACTGGTGGAAGAAGGGGATGTGGCCGCCGCCGCGAAAAAGATCCGCGAGAAAAACTTCCTGCCAGCCGCCTGCGGCCGGGTTTGCCCCCAGGACAAACAGTGCGAGGCGGTGTGCGTTGTGGGCAAGAAAAACAGCCCCGTAGGCATCGGCAACCTGGAGCGGTTCGTGGCCGATTACGAGCGCCAGCATCATCTGGACCGGATGCCGGCCATCCCCCCCTCCACCGGCAAAAGGGTGGCGGTGGTTGGTTCGGGCCCGTCGGGGCTCACCTGCGCTTATGAGCTTCGCGTTCGCGGGCACGAGGTGACTGTGTTCGAGGCGTTCCACAGGGGCGGCGGCGTTATGGTTTACGGCATACCCAGGTTCCGCCTGCCGCTGGAGATAATAGACGAAGACCTGAAGCTTTTGGAAGAGATGGGGGTGGAGTTCGTCTATAACATGATCATAGGCAAGATCCTCACCATAGACGACCTCATGGAAAAAGAGGGGTTCGACGCGGTGTTCATAGGCACCGGAGCCGGTTTGCCGAAAATGCTGGGCATCAAGGGGGAAAACCTCAACGGCATTTATTCCGCCAACGAGTACCTCACCCGCATATACCTTATGCACGCCAACCAGTTCCCGGAGTATCCCACACCCATATTCCAGGGAAATAAAATGGCGGTGATAGGGGCGGGAAACACTGCTATGGACGTGCTTCGCACCGGCAAACGGCTGGGGGCGGATGTGACCTGTTTCTACCGGCGCTCCCGGGACGAGGCCCCGGCCCGCACCGAGGAGCTGGAGCACGCCGAACAGGAGTTCATTAACTTCAAATGGCTCTCCAGCCCGGTGGAGTTCATAGGCGACGAGAACAACTTCGTGAAAGCCATCAAGTGCGAGAAGATGGTCCTCTCCGAACCGGACGAGTCTGGCCGCAGGAAACCCGTGGCCACCGGCGAGTATTTTGTGGACGAGATAGATACGGTGGTCTTTTCCCTGGGTTGTGACGTGAACCCCATTATCCCGTCGGTCACGCCGGACCTGCGCGTCAACAAGTGGGGCATCATCATGGTGGACCAGCAGACCTGCCACACATCCAAAAAAGGCGTGTTCGCCGGGGGCGACGCCATCACCGGCGGCTCCACTGTGATACTGGCCATGGGGCAGGCCAAGAACGCCGCCGCCCATATCCACGAGTATCTTACGGACAGTTTCAACTATGAGCTGAACATCCCCACAGACCCCAACGCCTCCGGCGTACAGTGGGAGGGGCGGTTCTCCAAAGGGAAACGGTAACCGGTTTTCCCCAGGATTTTACGGCGGGCGTCTTGATGGCGCCCGCTTTTTCCGGCTTTTTCCACCGGTGGTTCCCAAAGGCGAAAGGCGTTACAGTGGCTGGATTCCTGAACATCTTC
This DNA window, taken from Nitrospinota bacterium, encodes the following:
- a CDS encoding SDR family oxidoreductase; translation: MMKSRKVAVVTGGNRGIGFEVCRRLALEKMTVVLTSRDESKGRLAAGELERKGLTVIYHQLDVTDIHSINLFVQWLDEEFGKADVLVNNAGVMLDKDSPEEGVCQLDEKLAIWVDILRNTLDTNVMGPLLLTLSLLPLMRKHSYGRIVNVSSSLGQLTEMGGGWKAYRISKTAINAMTRILAHETAGADILVNSCCPGWVRTDMGGPQAPLSVENGAETIIWLATLPPHGPTGAFFREKQKINW
- the gltA gene encoding NADPH-dependent glutamate synthase codes for the protein MAEEKKGLSQKERMKKPRNHMPLNKAEERVHNWDEVPMGFALEQAMDEAGRCIQCKKPECVEGCPVGIDIPAFIKLVEEGDVAAAAKKIREKNFLPAACGRVCPQDKQCEAVCVVGKKNSPVGIGNLERFVADYERQHHLDRMPAIPPSTGKRVAVVGSGPSGLTCAYELRVRGHEVTVFEAFHRGGGVMVYGIPRFRLPLEIIDEDLKLLEEMGVEFVYNMIIGKILTIDDLMEKEGFDAVFIGTGAGLPKMLGIKGENLNGIYSANEYLTRIYLMHANQFPEYPTPIFQGNKMAVIGAGNTAMDVLRTGKRLGADVTCFYRRSRDEAPARTEELEHAEQEFINFKWLSSPVEFIGDENNFVKAIKCEKMVLSEPDESGRRKPVATGEYFVDEIDTVVFSLGCDVNPIIPSVTPDLRVNKWGIIMVDQQTCHTSKKGVFAGGDAITGGSTVILAMGQAKNAAAHIHEYLTDSFNYELNIPTDPNASGVQWEGRFSKGKR
- a CDS encoding NCS2 family permease — its product is MAGLVEKLFEVDKRGSSISREVTAGITTYLTASYIIFVQPAVLSLAGMDFGAVMTATCLSTALATIFMAFLANYPIVVAPAMGHNFFFALTVCGAVAAGGMGFHWSQALAAVFISGSLFLFLSLFGFREKIISAIPASLRLGIAVGIGLLIALLGLEWGGVIVAKPGVLVGLGSIKSPPVMLTLFGTFLILTLMIRNVKGSILWGILGSALVALPFGLTEFHGVVSAPPSLAPTLLQLDFPGLFGNKHFWLVIAVFFMLALFDTVGTLVGVATTAGLMDASGKIPKAEKAMAADAAGTVAGAMLGTSTVTAYIESAAGIAVGGRTGLAAIVTAGLFLLSTFLSPLAQMVGGGYKVAEGVYLYPIIAPALIVVGSLMLALVKEIKWEDPADGFSAYLAIIITPLSVSITEGVSAGFIAYSLLKTAQGKFLEVHWLTHVIALALAARYTFLV
- a CDS encoding sulfide/dihydroorotate dehydrogenase-like FAD/NAD-binding protein; this encodes MTKSRYKQEFKILEKRELCPNTYYFKFSAPFLARKIEAGQFIIVRPNENSERMPLSIAGWDREQGYIEIIIMAAGRTSTEAVRKEVGDCFTDVVGPLGQRSHVAKYEGACVVLGGGYGTGAVIPTARELKKLGNRVYGVVGARSKDLLIMVDELRAACDEVFVTTNDGSAGIQGFVTHAMEKIMEKEKVSMALAVGPVPMMQAVTKMTEGKDVETWVSLNAIMVDGTGMCGACRVTVGGKTRFACYHGPDFLGHQVDFNELTKRQKMFVEKEKAALEAMK